In Mangifera indica cultivar Alphonso unplaced genomic scaffold, CATAS_Mindica_2.1 Un_0123, whole genome shotgun sequence, the following proteins share a genomic window:
- the LOC123207952 gene encoding probable prolyl 4-hydroxylase 9 isoform X2 produces the protein MKAKTKRSNPKLGLPTVFVLCFLFFVAGFFGATLLSQGVPNVRPRLRRLGVEKEEQQNGLMPHGETGEPSLHSIPFQVLSWQPRALYFPNFATAEQCQNIIEMAKSRLKPSTLALRKGETAQSTKGTRTSSGTFITAYEDKSGTLNFIEEKIARVTMIPKTHGEAFNVLRYEIGQKYDSHYDAFNPAEYGPQKSQRNGSKITWSYDYKKCIGLKVKPRRGDGLLFYSLFPNGTIDRTSLHGSCPVIRGQKWVATKWIRDQEQED, from the exons ATGAAAGCCAAAACTAAGAGATCCAATCCAAAGTTAGGGTTGCCGACTGTCTTTGTTTTGTGCTTTCTTTTCTTCGTCGCTGGCTTTTTCGGAGCCACTCTCCTTTCCCAG GGTGTACCCAATGTACGGCCGAGGCTGAGAAGGCTTGGAGTGGAGAAGGAGGAGCAGCAAAATGGGTTGATGCCGCATGGCGAAACTGGGGAGCCTTCTCTTCATTCAATTCCGTTtcag GTTTTAAGTTGGCAACCACGAGCTCTTTATTTCCCAAACTTTGCAACTGCAGAACAATGCCAAAACATTATTGAAATGGCAAAGTCACGCCTTAAGCCATCAACCCTGGCTTTGCGAAAGGGAGAAACTGCTCAGAGTACTAAAGGAACTAGAACAAG TTCAGGCACATTTATTACTGCATATGAAGATAAAAGTGGAACCTTGAACTTCATTGAGGAGAAAATTGCAAGGGTTACTATGATCCCAAAGACCCATGGGGAG GCATTTAATGTTTTACGGTATGAGATTGGGCAGAAGTATGATTCTCATTATGATGCATTCAACCCGGCTGAATATGGCCCACAAAAGAGCCAAAGG AATGGCTCAAAAATAACTTGGAGCTATGATTACAAAAAATGCATTGGCCTAAAGGTGAAGCCAAGGAGAGGGGATGGGCTTCTATTTTATTCACTGTTTCCAAATGGCACAATTGACCgg ACATCTCTTCATGGAAGCTGCCCAGTAATAAGAGGGCAGAAATGGGTGGCAACAAAGTGGATTAGAGATCAAGAGCAAGAGGACTAA
- the LOC123207952 gene encoding probable prolyl 4-hydroxylase 9 isoform X1 produces the protein MKAKTKRSNPKLGLPTVFVLCFLFFVAGFFGATLLSQGVPNVRPRLRRLGVEKEEQQNGLMPHGETGEPSLHSIPFQVLSWQPRALYFPNFATAEQCQNIIEMAKSRLKPSTLALRKGETAQSTKGTRTSSGTFITAYEDKSGTLNFIEEKIARVTMIPKTHGEAFNVLRYEIGQKYDSHYDAFNPAEYGPQKSQRMASFLLYLSDVEQGGETMFPFGNGSKITWSYDYKKCIGLKVKPRRGDGLLFYSLFPNGTIDRTSLHGSCPVIRGQKWVATKWIRDQEQED, from the exons ATGAAAGCCAAAACTAAGAGATCCAATCCAAAGTTAGGGTTGCCGACTGTCTTTGTTTTGTGCTTTCTTTTCTTCGTCGCTGGCTTTTTCGGAGCCACTCTCCTTTCCCAG GGTGTACCCAATGTACGGCCGAGGCTGAGAAGGCTTGGAGTGGAGAAGGAGGAGCAGCAAAATGGGTTGATGCCGCATGGCGAAACTGGGGAGCCTTCTCTTCATTCAATTCCGTTtcag GTTTTAAGTTGGCAACCACGAGCTCTTTATTTCCCAAACTTTGCAACTGCAGAACAATGCCAAAACATTATTGAAATGGCAAAGTCACGCCTTAAGCCATCAACCCTGGCTTTGCGAAAGGGAGAAACTGCTCAGAGTACTAAAGGAACTAGAACAAG TTCAGGCACATTTATTACTGCATATGAAGATAAAAGTGGAACCTTGAACTTCATTGAGGAGAAAATTGCAAGGGTTACTATGATCCCAAAGACCCATGGGGAG GCATTTAATGTTTTACGGTATGAGATTGGGCAGAAGTATGATTCTCATTATGATGCATTCAACCCGGCTGAATATGGCCCACAAAAGAGCCAAAGG ATGGCTTCTTTCTTGTTGTATCTATCTGATGTGGAGCAGGGTGGAGAAACCATGTTCCCATTTGGG AATGGCTCAAAAATAACTTGGAGCTATGATTACAAAAAATGCATTGGCCTAAAGGTGAAGCCAAGGAGAGGGGATGGGCTTCTATTTTATTCACTGTTTCCAAATGGCACAATTGACCgg ACATCTCTTCATGGAAGCTGCCCAGTAATAAGAGGGCAGAAATGGGTGGCAACAAAGTGGATTAGAGATCAAGAGCAAGAGGACTAA
- the LOC123207964 gene encoding uncharacterized protein LOC123207964, translating into MARAGIPRAKISMLSSWKEAREVDRRCLSNTAVAFDDDRHQTQDKNLTGTTSWSGEKKSSSSSYWVPHPRTGIYFPQGQEWVMDDVPKGAASFVQAYWLRTEDGVEKPDPDHGHHHHWDSSCFHASS; encoded by the exons ATGGCAAGAGCTGGGATCCCAAGAGCAAAAATTTCCATGCTTAG CTCTTGGAAGGAGGCTAGGGAAGTTGATCGTCGGTGCTTGAGCAACACTGCGGTGGCGTTCGACGATGATCGTCACCAAACACAGGATAAAAACTTAACCGGAACGACGTCGTGGAGTGGCGAAAAGAAGAGCAGTTCTTCGAGTTATTGGGTTCCACATCCACGTACAGGGATATATTTTCCGCAAGGGCAAGAATGGGTGATGGACGATGTGCCGAAAGGAGCGGCTTCTTTTGTGCAGGCTTATTGGCTCAGGACTGAAGACGGTGTCGAGAAACCCGACCCAGACCATGGTCATCATCATCACTGGGATTCCAGTTGCTTCCATGCAAGCTCTTAA
- the LOC123207953 gene encoding probable protein phosphatase 2C 63: MMLRWCCRCLGKRGSDGLLWHSDLKPHASGDYSIAVVQANSNLEDQSQVFTSPSATYVGVYDGHGGPEASRFVNRHLFPFLHKFAMEQGGLSAEVIKKAFLATEEEFLRLVKRALPVRPQIASVGSCCLLGAISNDVLYVANLGDSRAVLGQRVPVDSKHIVAAERLSTDHNVAVEEVRKEVEALHPDDSHIVVHSRGVWRIKGIIQVSRSIGDVYLKKPEFYRDPIFQQFGYPIPLKRPAMTAEPSVLSRKLRPQDLFLIFASDGLWDQLSDQAAVEIVFKNPRNGIAKRLARAALQAAAKKKEMRYKDIKEIEKGIRRHFHDDITVVVVYLDHHKNSLGRSRFKQSDIGCISAPVDIYSLNADETEEDLLKTRLPE, translated from the exons ATGATGTTGCGGTGGTGTTGCAGGTGTTTAGGGAAGCGTGGTAGTGATGGTTTGTTGTGGCACTCGGACTTGAAGCCGCACGCGTCTGGTGATTATTCGATCGCGGTGGTTCAGGCGAACTCTAATCTGGAAGACCAAAGCCAAGTGTTCACATCTCCTTCTGCCACTTATGTTGGTGTTTATGATGGACACGGTGGTCCTGAGGCTTCTAGATTTGTTAATAGgcatctttttccttttttacatA AATTTGCTATGGAACAAGGAGGATTGTCTGCAGAAGTGATAAAGAAGGCATTTCTTGCTACTGAAGAGGAATTTTTGCGTTTAGTTAAGCGTGCATTGCCCGTAAGGCCACAAATTGCTTCAGTTGGATCATGTTGTCTACTTGGAGCAATTTCAAATGATGTATTGTATGTGGCGAATCTTGGTGATTCTAGAGCAGTTCTTGGTCAGAGAGTTCCAGTGGATAGCAAACACATAGTGGCGGCTGAACGGTTGTCAACTGATCATAATGTTGCAGTTGAGGAGGTAAGAAAGGAAGTTGAGGCACTTCACCCTGATGATTCACATATTGTGGTTCATAGTCGTGGAGTTTGGAGGATAAAGGGCATAATTCAG GTTTCCAGATCTATTGGTGACGTCTACTTGAAGAAACCTGAGTTTTACAGAGACCCAATTTTTCAGCAATTTGGATACCCCATCCCTCTGAAAAGACCCGCAATGACAGCTGAACCCTCAGTTCTTAGTAGAAAGCTTAGGCCTCAAGACTTATTTCTGATCTTTGCATCAGATGGCCTTTGGGACCAGTTAAGTGATCAAGCGGCAGTGGAGATTGTTTTCAAAAACCCAAGAAAT GGAATTGCTAAGAGATTAGCTAGAGCTGCCCTTCAAGCGGCtgcaaagaagaaagaaatgagaTACAAAGACATAAAGGAGATCGAAAAGGGAATACGGCGACATTTTCATGACGATATCACTGTGGTTGTAGTGTATCTTGATCATCACAAAAACTCGTTAGGTCGGAGCAGATTTAAGCAGAGTGATATTGGCTGCATCAGTGCACCTGTTGACATCTACTCCCTAAATGCAGATGAAACCGAAGAGGATCTGCTGAAAACCCGGCTACCTGAATAA
- the LOC123207957 gene encoding zinc finger SWIM domain-containing protein 7-like isoform X1: MSASTLVAETVWKSVESTRSVSEDQLSILFFLFGKNLEKATRIVDQRGVKKISGEPSGRFIFQVVGESRRKEEYFCFAEHFCACYSFFYDIVNKGEQLSCKHQLAARLAAALGTCLEVKVSDEQLALLLAKL; this comes from the exons ATGAGTGCAAGCACTTTGGTTGCTGAGACAGTGTGGAAAAGCGTTGAATCAACTCGATCAG TGTCGGAGGATCAGCTTTCAAT CTTGTTCTTCTTGTTTGGTAAAAATTTGGAGAAAGCAACTAGGATAGTTGATCAAAGGGGTGTCAAGAAGATCTCTGGTGAGCCTAGTGGCCGGTTCATCTTTCAG GTTGTGGGAGAATCGCGGAGGAAAGAGGAGTATTTCTGTTTTGCTGAACATTTTTGTGCCTGCTATTCATTCTTCTATGACATTGTGAACAAGGGAGAGCAGCTTTCT tGTAAGCATCAATTAGCTGCAAGGCTTGCTGCAGCTTTAGGAACATGCCTTGAAGTTAAGGTTTCAGATGAGCAGCTGGCCCTATTGCTTGCAAAACTCTAA
- the LOC123207957 gene encoding uncharacterized protein LOC123207957 isoform X2 — translation MSASTLVAETVWKSVESTRSVSEDQLSILFFLFGKNLEKATRIVDQRGVKKISGEPSGRFIFQNSGPCLTTKWSLTRLKPRSTGRTNGWTASPHYITYKISGLMVLHHIQQMYLQIYVDIRLNHG, via the exons ATGAGTGCAAGCACTTTGGTTGCTGAGACAGTGTGGAAAAGCGTTGAATCAACTCGATCAG TGTCGGAGGATCAGCTTTCAAT CTTGTTCTTCTTGTTTGGTAAAAATTTGGAGAAAGCAACTAGGATAGTTGATCAAAGGGGTGTCAAGAAGATCTCTGGTGAGCCTAGTGGCCGGTTCATCTTTCAG AATTCTGGGCCATGTTTAACAACCAAATGGAGCTTGACCCGGTTAAAGCCCCGGTCGACTGGTCGGACCAATGGTTGGACTGCATCACCACACTACATCACATATAAAATTTCTGGTCTGATGGTGTTGCATCATATCCAACAAATGTATTTGCAAATATATGTTGACATCCGGTTAAATCATGGTTGA
- the LOC123207963 gene encoding pentatricopeptide repeat-containing protein At5g02860-like: MAQNLALPLLLPSPPPTRPLFLNQSQQIPPPTTPSSPQHQQTTPLSPQHQQTTSSPPSFTPLLQDFLHQQNPAHTESKSFNSSSSIPRNRTRIGKSRDPNRGKPWSNHRLSSKGQQVLQSLIDDSFDVKDIDSVLLQLFESREVKPDVKIDALSSDVLGIVKGLGFYKKSDLALSVFEWFRSRKDCELILNGSVIAVIISMLGKEGKVLAAASLLNALQKDGIYVDVYAYTSLISAYASNGRYREAVMVFKKMEEDGCKPTLITYNVILNVYGKMGMPWNKIMALVQGMKNAGVAPDSYTYNTLISCCRRGSLHEEAAWVFEKMKLAGFSPDKVTYNALLDVYGKSRRPKEAMEVLREMEIHGCLPSIVTYNSLISANARDGLLEEAMELKKQMVEVGIKPDVFTYTTLLSGFEKAGKDDSAMKVFEEMKSAGCKPNICTFNALIKMHGNRGKFVEMMKVFDEIKTCNCNPDIVTWNTLLAVFGQNGMDSEVSGVFKEMKRAGFIPERDTFNTLISAYSRCGSFDQAMAVYKRMLEAGVVPDLSSYNAVLAALARGGMWEQSEKILAEMKDGRCKPNELTYCSLLHAYANGKEIERMLALGEEIFSGVIEPHAVLLKTLVLVYSKSDLLTETECAFLELKKKGFSPDITTLNAMISIYGRRQMVSKSNEILNFLSESGFTPSLTTYNSLMYMYSRSENFEKSEEMLREILEKGLKPDIISYNTVIYAYCRNGRMKEALRVFSEMRDSGLVPDVITYNTFVSSYAADSLFEEAINVVQYMIKQGCKPNQNTYNSIVDGYCKLNRRDEAITFANNLSKLDPHTSKREECRLSDRIAKKWS; encoded by the coding sequence ATGGCACAAAATCTAGCTCTGCCTCTTCTCCTCCCAAGTCCACCACCCACAAGACCTCTCTTTCTTAACCAAAGCCAACAAATTCCACCACCCACAACGCCTTCATCACCACAACATCAACAAACGACGCCTTTATCACCACAACATCAACAAACGACTTCATCACCTCCCTCTTTCACCCCTCTTCTTCAAGACTTCCTACACCAACAAAACCCCGCTCACACTGAGTCAAAATCCTTTAACTCTTCCTCTTCCATACCCAGAAACCGTACCCGAATTGGCAAGTCACGTGACCCCAACCGTGGAAAACCCTGGTCAAACCACCGCCTCTCTAGTAAAGGTCAGCAGGTTCTCCAATCTTTAATTGATGATTCTTTTGACGTGAAAGATATTGATAGTGTTTTGTTACAGTTATTTGAGTCTCGTGAAGTGAAACCAGATGTTAAAATTGATGCTTTGAGTTCTGATGTGTTGGGTATTGtgaagggtttagggttttacaAGAAAAGCGACTTGGCGTTGAGTGTGTTTGAATGGTTTAGGAGTCGTAAAGATTGTGAGTTGATCTTGAATGGTTCTGTTATAGCTGTGATTATTAGTATGCTAGGGAAAGAAGGTAAAGTTTTGGCTGCAGCTTCGTTGTTGAATGCTTTGCAAAAAGATGGGATTTATGTCGATGTTTATGCTTATACTTCATTGATAAGTGCTTATGCAAGTAATGGAAGGTACAGGGAGGCTGTGATGGTGTTCAAGAAGATGGAGGAGGACGGGTGTAAACCTACTTTGATAACTTACAATGTGATTCTCAATGTGTATGGAAAAATGGGTATGCCTTGGAATAAGATTATGGCTCTAGTTCAGGGAATGAAGAATGCCGGAGTTGCCCCAGATTCTTATACTTATAATACCCTTATAAGTTGTTGTCGGCGGGGTTCTTTGCATGAAGAAGCAGCTTGGGTttttgagaaaatgaaattagCGGGTTTTAGTCCAGATAAGGTTACTTATAATGCATTGTTGGATGTTTATGGGAAGTCTAGGCGGCCTAAAGAGGCCATGGAGGTATTAAGGGAGATGGAGATACATGGTTGTTTACCCAGTATTGTGACTTACAATTCATTGATATCTGCTAATGCCAGAGATGGTTTGTTGGAAGAGGCGATGGAGCTTAAAAAACAGATGGTTGAAGTAGGGATAAAGCCTGATGTTTTTACTTACACCACCCTCTTATCAGGGTTTGAGAAAGCCGGGAAAGATGATTCTGCAATGAAGGTTTTTGAGGAGATGAAAAGTGCTGGCTGCAAGCCAAATATTTGTACTTTTAATGCTCTTATTAAGATGCATGGAAACAGGGGAAAGTTTGTGGAGATGATGAAGGTTTTTGATGAGATCAAGACATGCAATTGTAACCCGGACATTGTTACTTGGAATACACTTCTGGCAGTCTTTGGGCAGAATGGGATGGACTCAGAAGTGTCAGGAGTGTTCAAGGAGATGAAGAGGGCAGGGTTCATACCTGAGAGGGACACTTTTAATACCCTTATCAGTGCATACAGTCGTTGCGGTTCTTTTGACCAAGCCATGGCTGTTTATAAGAGAATGCTGGAAGCTGGGGTTGTACCGGATCTTTCCTCCTACAATGCTGTTTTGGCAGCATTGGCGCGGGGAGGGATGTGGGAACAGTCTGAGAAAATACTTGCTGAAATGAAGGATGGTCGATGTAAACCCAATGAGCTAACATACTGTTCTTTGCTTCATGCTTATGCCAATGGCAAAGAAATTGAGCGGATGCTTGCTCTTGGAGAAGAGATATTCTCTGGTGTGATTGAACCTCATGCCGTGCTCTTGAAGACCCTTGTTTTGGTTTATAGTAAAAGTGATCTTCTTACAGAAACAGAGTGTGCTTTCttagaattgaagaaaaaaggaTTTTCCCCTGACATAACCACTCTAAACGCAATGATTTCAATTTATGGCAGGAGGCAGATGGTTTCCAAATCAAATGAGATCTTGAACTTCCTGAGTGAGAGTGGGTTCACTCCTAGCTTGACAACCTACAATAGCTTGATGTATATGTACAGCCGttctgaaaattttgagaagTCCGAAGAGATGTTAAGGGAAATTTTGGAGAAAGGATTGAAACctgatataatatcatataatactgTCATTTATGCCTATTGTAGAAATGGTCGGATGAAGGAGGCTTTGCGGGTATTTTCGGAAATGAGAGATTCTGGCCTTGTTCCAGATGTAATCACCTACAATACCTTTGTTTCAAGTTATGCAGCTGATTCATTGTTTGAGGAGGCTATTAATGTGGTTCAATATATGATCAAGCAAGGCTGTAAACCAAACCAGAACACATACAACTCCATTGTAGATGGTTATTGTAAACTCAATCGTCGAGATGAGGCAATCACGTTTGCTAACAACCTTTCCAAGCTTGATCCACACACTTCTAAGAGGGAAGAATGCAGGTTATCAGACCGTATAGCGAAGAAATGGTCTTAG
- the LOC123207959 gene encoding classical arabinogalactan protein 9-like: MVHKTRFFIALFCIVIAAVAGQSPATSPTATPAPPTPTTPTASPPVSTTPPPTSSPPPAATPPPVSAPPPATPPPVSAPPPSTPPPATPPPATPPPTTPPPATPPPATPPPTTPPPATPPPATPPPATPPPAVPPPAPLASPPASVPAPAPSKKPKALAPSPLGLSPPAPPVGAPGPSLTSVSPGPSQTDISGVEKFCSMQSLVLGLAMVVLLLL, translated from the exons ATGGTTCACAAAACACGTTTCTTTATTGCATTGTTCTGCATTGTTATTGCCGCTGTCGCCGGTCAGTCGCCCGCGACTTCGCCTACGGCTACTCCGGCACCTCCTACACCAACGACGCCGACTGCTTCTCCACCTGTGTCCACCACTCCGCCTCCTACTTCATCTCCACCACCGGCAGCGACTCCTCCTCCGGTCTCTGCTCCTCCCCCGGCAACACCACCACCTGTTAGCGCCCCACCACCGTCCACTCCGCCCCCAGCCACTCCACCACCGGCTACTCCTCCACCTACCACTCCACCACCGGCTACTCCTCCTCCAGCCACTCCTCCACCAACAACTCCACCACCAGCTACACCGCCTCCCGCCACTCCACCACCAGCGACACCACCTCCGGCTGTTCCTCCACCAGCTCCACTTGCATCTCCTCCAGCCTCAGTCCCGGCTCCCGCCCCCAGCAAGAAACCAAAGGCTCTGGCGCCTTCACCTCTGGGCTTGAGCCCCCCTGCCCCCCCTGTTGGTGCACCAGGCCCCAGCCTTACATCAGTCTCTCCGGGCCCATCTCAGACCGATATC AGCGGAGTAGAGAAATTTTGTTCAATGCAGAGCTTGGTGTTGGGATTGGCTATGGTGGTGTTATTGTTACTTTAG